In one window of Candidatus Afararchaeum irisae DNA:
- a CDS encoding extracellular solute-binding protein, which yields MNNRLGRREFLYSVAGAGLISLSGCTQLGGGGGDQIPTPEAQEGATGVSIDDLPDLSGELTVYLGRGEGGLYTDIVDYLQNERYPDLRLDVRRDSSSSLANTIIEEAEADETPADVFWSIDAGALGAVADAGLTSPLPDEVLDNVNSAFKDSEGRWVGISGRARTIPFNTDTFERSEIPDDILAFPDDERFEDAMTWAPSYGAFQSFVTAMRIIHGEDETRDWLQGMLDAGVTEQKGEFLVTNAVANGEAKAGFANHYYAQRLKEAKPDAPLGTAFTRGDAGALINCSGASVIETSDSKDLAANFIRHFLSVELQSFLAERGYEYPLVPGVDPAQGLPTIDELDPPEFDLTRLSEVQPTLELMRDVGVL from the coding sequence ATGAACAACAGACTCGGAAGAAGGGAGTTCCTCTACTCCGTCGCAGGTGCGGGTCTCATCTCACTGTCGGGATGCACTCAACTTGGGGGAGGCGGAGGAGACCAGATCCCCACTCCGGAGGCACAGGAGGGTGCGACGGGCGTCTCGATAGATGACCTCCCCGACCTGAGCGGAGAGCTAACCGTCTACCTCGGAAGGGGCGAGGGAGGTCTCTACACCGACATAGTCGACTACCTCCAGAACGAACGGTACCCCGACCTCAGACTCGATGTCAGACGTGACTCGTCTTCGAGCCTCGCCAACACTATAATCGAGGAGGCAGAGGCGGACGAAACTCCAGCCGACGTCTTCTGGTCGATAGACGCGGGGGCACTCGGAGCGGTTGCTGACGCGGGTCTTACCTCGCCCCTCCCCGACGAAGTACTCGATAACGTCAACTCGGCTTTCAAGGACTCCGAGGGAAGATGGGTCGGAATATCGGGGCGCGCACGGACTATACCCTTCAACACAGACACATTCGAGAGGTCGGAGATACCCGACGACATACTCGCCTTCCCCGACGACGAGAGGTTCGAGGACGCGATGACGTGGGCACCCTCGTACGGAGCCTTCCAGTCTTTCGTGACAGCGATGCGTATAATACACGGAGAGGACGAGACACGTGACTGGCTCCAGGGGATGTTAGACGCCGGAGTCACAGAACAGAAGGGCGAGTTCCTCGTGACGAACGCAGTAGCTAACGGAGAGGCGAAGGCTGGCTTTGCGAACCACTACTACGCACAGCGTCTCAAGGAGGCGAAACCCGATGCTCCGCTCGGGACTGCGTTCACGAGAGGCGACGCGGGTGCTCTGATAAACTGCTCGGGCGCGTCGGTTATAGAGACGAGCGACTCGAAGGATCTCGCGGCTAACTTCATACGCCATTTCCTCTCTGTCGAGCTACAGAGCTTCCTCGCCGAGAGGGGCTACGAGTATCCGCTCGTACCCGGCGTCGATCCCGCACAGGGTCTCCCCACTATAGACGAACTCGATCCACCCGAGTTCGACCTCACGCGTCTCTCGGAGGTACAGCCG